One part of the Algibacter sp. L1A34 genome encodes these proteins:
- a CDS encoding Na(+)-translocating NADH-quinone reductase subunit F has product MQTTPRLEAAINKLYIAFHNNKLNPECCKQCAVGNILDQMDSWKHLSDHHGATALNYVGKVHQNLGRKFNGYSPLELLQIEATFLKACGYKLPLHYKNEKPKNPTDKDILFKGLSEVIKLLCDLDKIDNVMDYTKLFEFENDKPKVELHLFS; this is encoded by the coding sequence ATGCAAACTACTCCACGATTAGAAGCCGCTATAAATAAACTATATATTGCTTTTCATAATAACAAATTGAATCCCGAATGTTGCAAACAATGTGCGGTTGGAAATATTTTAGACCAAATGGATAGTTGGAAACATCTTTCTGACCATCATGGGGCAACAGCGCTTAATTATGTTGGCAAAGTACATCAAAATTTAGGACGAAAATTTAATGGATATTCCCCTTTAGAATTACTTCAAATAGAAGCAACTTTTTTGAAGGCTTGCGGATACAAATTACCACTTCATTATAAAAATGAAAAACCTAAAAATCCAACAGATAAAGATATTTTATTTAAAGGATTGTCTGAAGTGATAAAACTTTTGTGCGATTTAGACAAAATCGATAATGTTATGGATTATACCAAATTATTTGAATTTGAAAACGATAAACCTAAAGTAGAATTACATCTTTTTAGTTGA
- a CDS encoding YfiR/HmsC family protein encodes MGNISYRDLSKSVLKKIILTYNSKCLNLKTLILLVVFSLYSNLSFSQNSEKNRESSILEQRAIMVFNLCEQVKWPKIKQMTTLKIGVMGPDTIKKSLFDISNNRRIYDKLIEVKRINSVDDIQYCNVVYVNSTYEYLIKAILNSTKGKEILIITEGYPTHSSMINMVQVGDTYEYDINRQFIREANLKITPVLASYAVTSKEIKDKLYKKVEQNLYIANREKAEQKKIIETHIKTIGSQIDDINKKDKVIIDKEHSITNLSRESELKNKRLEESLVFELELEEKLEKQLYKINAQQLEIDSVNLEIQNQQKVLTVQNIHIKEKEDILAEKNIIISTQRQYNILLSILSCLLFIVSISLLVAYIKNKKLNFRLKAQHVEINHQSKQLVSKNKELEQFVYIASHDLQEPLNTISSFIDVIDSEYNSSFDDDGKQMLGFIKEGSVRMKKLIDALLQYSRLGRTKIIDDVDCMPLLNVLTGDLQSVINRSEAVVNYKDLPKIKGNEVELRLLFQNLITNGIKFTKPGVKPKIDIYCTEISKIEEGDVEEQKFWQFSVADNGIGIAQEYQDRVFAIFQRLNSRLDYEGSGIGLAHCKKIVESHSGKIWFTSSEGAGTTFSFSIPVKV; translated from the coding sequence ATGGGAAATATATCATATAGGGATCTAAGTAAATCTGTGCTTAAGAAAATTATACTGACTTATAATTCAAAGTGTTTAAATTTAAAAACCTTAATATTATTAGTTGTATTTTCCTTGTACTCTAATCTGTCTTTTAGCCAGAATTCAGAGAAAAACAGAGAATCTTCTATACTGGAGCAACGCGCAATAATGGTTTTTAATTTGTGTGAACAAGTTAAGTGGCCCAAAATAAAACAAATGACTACCTTGAAAATAGGAGTTATGGGGCCAGATACTATTAAAAAGAGTCTTTTTGATATTTCAAATAATAGACGCATATATGATAAACTTATTGAAGTTAAAAGAATAAACAGTGTTGATGATATTCAATATTGCAATGTGGTTTATGTAAATAGCACCTATGAATATTTAATAAAAGCAATTTTAAATAGTACAAAGGGGAAGGAGATTCTGATAATAACAGAAGGGTATCCAACGCACAGCTCAATGATTAATATGGTGCAGGTTGGTGATACTTATGAATATGATATCAATAGGCAGTTTATTAGAGAAGCTAATCTTAAAATTACTCCAGTATTAGCTAGTTATGCTGTAACTTCAAAAGAAATAAAAGATAAATTATATAAAAAAGTAGAGCAAAACTTATATATAGCCAATAGGGAAAAAGCTGAGCAGAAAAAAATTATAGAAACTCATATAAAAACAATTGGAAGTCAAATAGATGATATTAATAAAAAAGATAAAGTTATTATAGATAAAGAACATTCTATAACTAATTTGTCTCGTGAAAGTGAATTGAAAAACAAGAGGCTAGAAGAAAGTCTTGTATTCGAGCTAGAATTAGAAGAAAAGCTTGAAAAACAGTTATATAAAATAAATGCGCAACAATTAGAAATAGATTCTGTTAATCTTGAAATTCAAAATCAACAAAAGGTTTTAACGGTCCAAAACATTCATATAAAAGAAAAGGAAGATATTCTTGCAGAAAAAAATATAATAATAAGTACACAAAGACAATACAATATATTATTATCCATTTTGTCTTGTTTATTATTCATAGTGAGTATATCATTGCTAGTGGCTTATATTAAGAATAAAAAATTAAATTTTCGCTTAAAGGCACAGCATGTTGAAATTAACCACCAGTCTAAACAATTGGTTTCAAAAAATAAAGAATTAGAACAATTTGTTTATATCGCAAGCCATGATTTACAAGAACCTCTTAATACCATATCTAGTTTTATAGATGTTATAGATTCTGAGTACAACAGTAGTTTTGATGATGATGGAAAACAAATGCTTGGTTTTATAAAAGAAGGTAGTGTGAGAATGAAAAAGTTAATCGATGCACTTTTACAATATTCTAGGTTAGGAAGAACAAAAATAATTGATGATGTTGACTGTATGCCGTTATTAAATGTATTGACAGGAGATTTACAAAGTGTCATAAACCGCAGTGAAGCCGTTGTTAATTATAAAGATTTGCCAAAAATAAAAGGTAATGAGGTAGAATTAAGATTACTTTTCCAAAACCTGATAACTAATGGGATTAAATTTACAAAACCTGGAGTTAAGCCTAAAATAGATATTTATTGTACCGAAATTTCCAAAATAGAAGAAGGCGATGTTGAAGAACAAAAATTCTGGCAGTTCTCTGTTGCAGATAATGGCATTGGTATAGCTCAAGAATATCAAGATCGTGTTTTTGCTATATTTCAAAGGTTGAACTCAAGATTAGACTATGAAGGTTCGGGAATAGGCTTAGCACATTGCAAAAAAATTGTGGAATCTCATTCTGGTAAAATATGGTTTACATCATCAGAAGGCGCCGGAACAACTTTTTCTTTTTCTATTCCAGTGAAAGTTTAA
- a CDS encoding response regulator, with product MKKILLVDDDEATNFYNHYIFKKSAINCEIVMLENGLKALNYLKNIDVPDIIFLDINMPVMDGIQFLEEVQKCSNDKFDKVVVYAMISVDLSEEKFERLTAVRKVEIKKGKMLTVEYINNYVNI from the coding sequence ATGAAAAAAATACTTTTAGTTGATGATGATGAAGCGACCAATTTTTATAATCATTATATTTTTAAAAAAAGTGCTATCAATTGTGAAATAGTAATGCTGGAGAATGGCTTAAAAGCACTTAATTATTTGAAAAATATTGATGTTCCAGATATTATTTTTTTAGATATAAATATGCCTGTTATGGATGGTATTCAATTTTTAGAAGAAGTCCAAAAATGTTCTAATGATAAATTTGATAAAGTCGTGGTATATGCTATGATAAGTGTAGATTTATCAGAAGAAAAATTTGAAAGGTTAACTGCCGTTCGTAAAGTTGAGATTAAAAAAGGAAAAATGCTAACAGTAGAATATATTAATAATTATGTAAATATCTAG
- a CDS encoding response regulator: MVDKEKNLKVLFIDDDKATNFLNKHIAKNNDNISSIVLLDSGFEGISYIKNCLKNEEEKPNIVFLDINMPAMNGWEFLENFYALGKDLVDDINVIILSSSNDPKDLTKFNNYDTLLDFIRKPLDKQVFNSALMKVKNNTSSY, from the coding sequence ATGGTTGATAAAGAAAAGAATCTAAAAGTTTTATTCATTGATGATGATAAAGCAACTAATTTTTTAAATAAACATATCGCTAAAAATAATGATAATATTAGTTCTATAGTGTTATTAGATAGTGGTTTTGAAGGAATCTCTTATATTAAGAATTGTTTAAAAAACGAAGAAGAAAAACCCAATATAGTCTTTTTAGATATTAATATGCCAGCCATGAATGGTTGGGAGTTTTTAGAAAATTTTTATGCATTGGGTAAGGATTTAGTCGATGATATTAACGTTATTATTCTTTCGTCATCTAATGATCCAAAAGATTTAACAAAATTCAATAATTATGATACACTTTTAGATTTTATAAGGAAGCCTCTAGATAAACAGGTGTTTAATTCTGCATTAATGAAAGTTAAGAATAATACTTCATCATATTAA